One genomic window of Cottoperca gobio chromosome 10, fCotGob3.1, whole genome shotgun sequence includes the following:
- the tnip1 gene encoding TNFAIP3-interacting protein 1 isoform X1, producing the protein MEGKGPYRIYDPGGSEVKAREEAGGGSSYRHLLEENSILRERMKGLRSLGDLLEESQSEASRLRQRVEELVRDNEALKSSSFAVSLCMGGPIQTETQSKPCLHPTAELKEEQTSCLGKTLQPEKPNEVSAEFEVVNLDGKTSEALTAGSVAGVIPVLPQENIELASQLKRLESSFSIFAEESNPNQLLAHLGRMAVEFHHLSSKVQKNEQRTSLLQTLCEQLRQENNELRRKMEDDHHIRNQDLEQLRQENHKLKELVTGGAAATSTVPSDTEAPEAKEEPVKEESAAVRPKMEATTPQKSGKAAEKTPTKPCDVEVYEKKIKLLEKQRKDVLEVNKQWDIQWNSMKSQFEQKITDLRQRLAESQKTVLELEAEREQRQRDYDKKLLLAKSKIENVQGEKECLNSETTELKQKVRYLQDQLLPLSKQREYQEKEIQRLNRALEEALNLHTPSSSQQPPGQGNFADAANNLKKQDLLIQITVLKEQVKIFEEDFRKERSDRERMNEEKEDLRRQVERLQGQITNLTNQLHQAQNECQRERTERCKLERLQMQHHKQGQQQERRTSDPTSGSVNGPLSPPYCGPFVQVGPQGLEGWPVHFPPRMPNAAGATATAAPLPVRDFQPVTPGFPWQSSFPQPRGARAVGESSRPPPENADQSVAATAAAAAAAAAAAAGFGKRERQNIDPGKH; encoded by the exons GTGATTTGCTGGAAGAGTCTCAATCAGAGGCATCAAGGCTTCGGCAGCGAGTGGAGGAACTTGTGAGAGACAACGAGGCCCTCAAGTCCTCGAGCTTTGCCGTCAGTCTGTGTATGGGAGGGCCCATTCAGACCGAGACACAAA GTAAACCCTGTTTACACCCCACAGCAGAGCTGAAGGAGGAGCAAACCAGCTGTTTAGGGAAGACCCTTCAGCCTGAGAAGCCCAAT GAGGTCTCGGCAGAGTTTGAAGTCGTGAATTTAGATGGGAAGACATCAGAAGCCTTGACT GCCGGGTCAGTGGCAGGAGTAATCCCCGTCCTGCCTCAGGAGAACATTGAGCTAGCTAGCCAGCTAAAGAGACTAGAGAGCTCATTCAGCATATTTGCAGAGGAGTCTAACCCGAACCAGCTCTTAGCTCACCTCGGTCGAATGGCTGTGGAGTTTCACCATCTTTCCTCTAAGGTCCAAAAGAATGAACAGAGGACTTCCCTCCTACAG ACTCTCTGTGAGCAGCTCAGACAGGAGAACAATGAGCTTCGAAGGAAAATGGAGGACGATCATCATATCAGGAATCAAGACTTGGAACAGCTGAG ACAGGAGAATCATAAACTTAAGGAGCTGGTCACAGGAGGAGCAGCGGCAACATCGACGGTGCCATCTGACACCGAAGCTCCGGAGGCCAAAGAGGAGCCTGTGAAGGAGGAATCAGCCGCCGTAAGACCCAAGATGGAGGCCACCACACCGCAGAAG AGTGGAAAAGCTGCCGAGAAAACTCCAACTAAACCTTGTGATGTAGAGGTGTATGAAAAGAAGATCAAGCTtttggagaagcagagaaaggat GTACTGGAGGTGAATAAGCAGTGGGACATTCAGTGGAACTCGATGAAGTCACAGTTTGAACAGAAG ATCACAGACCTCAGACAACGGCTGGCTGAGTCCCAGAAAACTGTGCTTGAGCTGGAGGCCGAGCGAGAGCAGAGGCAACGAGACTATGACAAGAAGCTGCTGCTGGCCAAGTCCAAGATTGAAAATGTTCAG GGGGAGAAGGAGTGCCTCAACTCTGAGACCACTGAGCTGAAGCAGAAGGTTCGCTACCTGCAAGATCAGCTGCTGCCCCTCAGCAAACAGAGGGAGTACCAGGAGAAGGAGATCCAACGTCTCAACAGG GCTTTAGAGGAAGCCTTAAACCTGCACACCCCTTCATCCTCCCAACAACCACCTGGTCAGGGTAACTTTGCAGATGCAGCCAATAACCTGAAGAAGCAGGATCTGCTGATTCAAATTACTGTACTAAAGGAACAG GTGAAGATCTTTGAAGAAGACTTCAGAAAAGAGAGGAGTGACAGGGAGCGAATGAATGAGGAAAAAGAGGACTTAAGGCGGCAAGTTGAGAGACTCCAGGGTCAGATCACTAATTTGACCAATCAG CTTCATCAGGCACAGAACGAGTGTCAGAGAGAACGTACGGAGAGATGCAAGCTGGAGAGACTGCAGATGCAGCATCACAAACAG GGGCAGCAGCAGGAAAGACGTACCTCAGACCCCACGTCAGGCTCAGTGAACGGCCCGCTGAGCCCTCCCTACTGTGGTCCCTTTGTGCAGGTGGGACCGCAGGGCCTTGAAGGCTGGCCCGTACACTTCCCTCCCCGGATGCCCAATGCAGCAGGCGCCACAGCCACCGCAGCACCGCTCCCTGTACGAGACTTCCAGCCTGTTACCCCG ggTTTTCCTTGGCAGTCGTCTTTCCCGCAGCCCAGAGGGGCCAGAGCAGTAGGAGAGAGTTCAAGACCACCACCAGAGAACGCAG ATCAGTCCGTGGCGGCgacggcagcagcagcggctgCTGCAGCAGCGGCAGCTGCAGGATTTGGAAAAAGGGAGCGACAGAACATTGACCCTGGAAAGCACTAA
- the tnip1 gene encoding TNFAIP3-interacting protein 1 isoform X2, producing the protein MEGKGPYRIYDPGGSEVKAREEAGGGSSYRHLLEENSILRERMKGLRSLGDLLEESQSEASRLRQRVEELVRDNEALKSSSFAVSLCMGGPIQTETQSKPCLHPTAELKEEQTSCLGKTLQPEKPNEVSAEFEVVNLDGKTSEALTAGSVAGVIPVLPQENIELASQLKRLESSFSIFAEESNPNQLLAHLGRMAVEFHHLSSKVQKNEQRTSLLQTLCEQLRQENNELRRKMEDDHHIRNQDLEQLRQENHKLKELVTGGAAATSTVPSDTEAPEAKEEPVKEESAAVRPKMEATTPQKSGKAAEKTPTKPCDVEVYEKKIKLLEKQRKDVLEVNKQWDIQWNSMKSQFEQKITDLRQRLAESQKTVLELEAEREQRQRDYDKKLLLAKSKIENVQGEKECLNSETTELKQKVRYLQDQLLPLSKQREYQEKEIQRLNRALEEALNLHTPSSSQQPPGQGNFADAANNLKKQDLLIQITVLKEQVKIFEEDFRKERSDRERMNEEKEDLRRQVERLQGQITNLTNQLHQAQNECQRERTERCKLERLQMQHHKQVGPQGLEGWPVHFPPRMPNAAGATATAAPLPVRDFQPVTPGFPWQSSFPQPRGARAVGESSRPPPENADQSVAATAAAAAAAAAAAAGFGKRERQNIDPGKH; encoded by the exons GTGATTTGCTGGAAGAGTCTCAATCAGAGGCATCAAGGCTTCGGCAGCGAGTGGAGGAACTTGTGAGAGACAACGAGGCCCTCAAGTCCTCGAGCTTTGCCGTCAGTCTGTGTATGGGAGGGCCCATTCAGACCGAGACACAAA GTAAACCCTGTTTACACCCCACAGCAGAGCTGAAGGAGGAGCAAACCAGCTGTTTAGGGAAGACCCTTCAGCCTGAGAAGCCCAAT GAGGTCTCGGCAGAGTTTGAAGTCGTGAATTTAGATGGGAAGACATCAGAAGCCTTGACT GCCGGGTCAGTGGCAGGAGTAATCCCCGTCCTGCCTCAGGAGAACATTGAGCTAGCTAGCCAGCTAAAGAGACTAGAGAGCTCATTCAGCATATTTGCAGAGGAGTCTAACCCGAACCAGCTCTTAGCTCACCTCGGTCGAATGGCTGTGGAGTTTCACCATCTTTCCTCTAAGGTCCAAAAGAATGAACAGAGGACTTCCCTCCTACAG ACTCTCTGTGAGCAGCTCAGACAGGAGAACAATGAGCTTCGAAGGAAAATGGAGGACGATCATCATATCAGGAATCAAGACTTGGAACAGCTGAG ACAGGAGAATCATAAACTTAAGGAGCTGGTCACAGGAGGAGCAGCGGCAACATCGACGGTGCCATCTGACACCGAAGCTCCGGAGGCCAAAGAGGAGCCTGTGAAGGAGGAATCAGCCGCCGTAAGACCCAAGATGGAGGCCACCACACCGCAGAAG AGTGGAAAAGCTGCCGAGAAAACTCCAACTAAACCTTGTGATGTAGAGGTGTATGAAAAGAAGATCAAGCTtttggagaagcagagaaaggat GTACTGGAGGTGAATAAGCAGTGGGACATTCAGTGGAACTCGATGAAGTCACAGTTTGAACAGAAG ATCACAGACCTCAGACAACGGCTGGCTGAGTCCCAGAAAACTGTGCTTGAGCTGGAGGCCGAGCGAGAGCAGAGGCAACGAGACTATGACAAGAAGCTGCTGCTGGCCAAGTCCAAGATTGAAAATGTTCAG GGGGAGAAGGAGTGCCTCAACTCTGAGACCACTGAGCTGAAGCAGAAGGTTCGCTACCTGCAAGATCAGCTGCTGCCCCTCAGCAAACAGAGGGAGTACCAGGAGAAGGAGATCCAACGTCTCAACAGG GCTTTAGAGGAAGCCTTAAACCTGCACACCCCTTCATCCTCCCAACAACCACCTGGTCAGGGTAACTTTGCAGATGCAGCCAATAACCTGAAGAAGCAGGATCTGCTGATTCAAATTACTGTACTAAAGGAACAG GTGAAGATCTTTGAAGAAGACTTCAGAAAAGAGAGGAGTGACAGGGAGCGAATGAATGAGGAAAAAGAGGACTTAAGGCGGCAAGTTGAGAGACTCCAGGGTCAGATCACTAATTTGACCAATCAG CTTCATCAGGCACAGAACGAGTGTCAGAGAGAACGTACGGAGAGATGCAAGCTGGAGAGACTGCAGATGCAGCATCACAAACAG GTGGGACCGCAGGGCCTTGAAGGCTGGCCCGTACACTTCCCTCCCCGGATGCCCAATGCAGCAGGCGCCACAGCCACCGCAGCACCGCTCCCTGTACGAGACTTCCAGCCTGTTACCCCG ggTTTTCCTTGGCAGTCGTCTTTCCCGCAGCCCAGAGGGGCCAGAGCAGTAGGAGAGAGTTCAAGACCACCACCAGAGAACGCAG ATCAGTCCGTGGCGGCgacggcagcagcagcggctgCTGCAGCAGCGGCAGCTGCAGGATTTGGAAAAAGGGAGCGACAGAACATTGACCCTGGAAAGCACTAA
- the tnip1 gene encoding TNFAIP3-interacting protein 1 isoform X3, with amino-acid sequence MEGKGPYRIYDPGGSEVKAREEAGGGSSYRHLLEENSILRERMKGLRSLGDLLEESQSEASRLRQRVEELVRDNEALKSSSFAVSLCMGGPIQTETQSKPCLHPTAELKEEQTSCLGKTLQPEKPNEVSAEFEVVNLDGKTSEALTAGSVAGVIPVLPQENIELASQLKRLESSFSIFAEESNPNQLLAHLGRMAVEFHHLSSKVQKNEQRTSLLQTLCEQLRQENNELRRKMEDDHHIRNQDLEQLRQENHKLKELVTGGAAATSTVPSDTEAPEAKEEPVKEESAAVRPKMEATTPQKSGKAAEKTPTKPCDVEVYEKKIKLLEKQRKDVLEVNKQWDIQWNSMKSQFEQKITDLRQRLAESQKTVLELEAEREQRQRDYDKKLLLAKSKIENVQGEKECLNSETTELKQKVRYLQDQLLPLSKQREYQEKEIQRLNRALEEALNLHTPSSSQQPPGQGNFADAANNLKKQDLLIQITVLKEQVKIFEEDFRKERSDRERMNEEKEDLRRQVERLQGQITNLTNQLHQAQNECQRERTERCKLERLQMQHHKQGFPWQSSFPQPRGARAVGESSRPPPENADQSVAATAAAAAAAAAAAAGFGKRERQNIDPGKH; translated from the exons GTGATTTGCTGGAAGAGTCTCAATCAGAGGCATCAAGGCTTCGGCAGCGAGTGGAGGAACTTGTGAGAGACAACGAGGCCCTCAAGTCCTCGAGCTTTGCCGTCAGTCTGTGTATGGGAGGGCCCATTCAGACCGAGACACAAA GTAAACCCTGTTTACACCCCACAGCAGAGCTGAAGGAGGAGCAAACCAGCTGTTTAGGGAAGACCCTTCAGCCTGAGAAGCCCAAT GAGGTCTCGGCAGAGTTTGAAGTCGTGAATTTAGATGGGAAGACATCAGAAGCCTTGACT GCCGGGTCAGTGGCAGGAGTAATCCCCGTCCTGCCTCAGGAGAACATTGAGCTAGCTAGCCAGCTAAAGAGACTAGAGAGCTCATTCAGCATATTTGCAGAGGAGTCTAACCCGAACCAGCTCTTAGCTCACCTCGGTCGAATGGCTGTGGAGTTTCACCATCTTTCCTCTAAGGTCCAAAAGAATGAACAGAGGACTTCCCTCCTACAG ACTCTCTGTGAGCAGCTCAGACAGGAGAACAATGAGCTTCGAAGGAAAATGGAGGACGATCATCATATCAGGAATCAAGACTTGGAACAGCTGAG ACAGGAGAATCATAAACTTAAGGAGCTGGTCACAGGAGGAGCAGCGGCAACATCGACGGTGCCATCTGACACCGAAGCTCCGGAGGCCAAAGAGGAGCCTGTGAAGGAGGAATCAGCCGCCGTAAGACCCAAGATGGAGGCCACCACACCGCAGAAG AGTGGAAAAGCTGCCGAGAAAACTCCAACTAAACCTTGTGATGTAGAGGTGTATGAAAAGAAGATCAAGCTtttggagaagcagagaaaggat GTACTGGAGGTGAATAAGCAGTGGGACATTCAGTGGAACTCGATGAAGTCACAGTTTGAACAGAAG ATCACAGACCTCAGACAACGGCTGGCTGAGTCCCAGAAAACTGTGCTTGAGCTGGAGGCCGAGCGAGAGCAGAGGCAACGAGACTATGACAAGAAGCTGCTGCTGGCCAAGTCCAAGATTGAAAATGTTCAG GGGGAGAAGGAGTGCCTCAACTCTGAGACCACTGAGCTGAAGCAGAAGGTTCGCTACCTGCAAGATCAGCTGCTGCCCCTCAGCAAACAGAGGGAGTACCAGGAGAAGGAGATCCAACGTCTCAACAGG GCTTTAGAGGAAGCCTTAAACCTGCACACCCCTTCATCCTCCCAACAACCACCTGGTCAGGGTAACTTTGCAGATGCAGCCAATAACCTGAAGAAGCAGGATCTGCTGATTCAAATTACTGTACTAAAGGAACAG GTGAAGATCTTTGAAGAAGACTTCAGAAAAGAGAGGAGTGACAGGGAGCGAATGAATGAGGAAAAAGAGGACTTAAGGCGGCAAGTTGAGAGACTCCAGGGTCAGATCACTAATTTGACCAATCAG CTTCATCAGGCACAGAACGAGTGTCAGAGAGAACGTACGGAGAGATGCAAGCTGGAGAGACTGCAGATGCAGCATCACAAACAG ggTTTTCCTTGGCAGTCGTCTTTCCCGCAGCCCAGAGGGGCCAGAGCAGTAGGAGAGAGTTCAAGACCACCACCAGAGAACGCAG ATCAGTCCGTGGCGGCgacggcagcagcagcggctgCTGCAGCAGCGGCAGCTGCAGGATTTGGAAAAAGGGAGCGACAGAACATTGACCCTGGAAAGCACTAA
- the gpx3 gene encoding LOW QUALITY PROTEIN: glutathione peroxidase 3 (The sequence of the model RefSeq protein was modified relative to this genomic sequence to represent the inferred CDS: deleted 2 bases in 1 codon), with product MDGMMHPFLPRLLLLGLLRPCSAESPLTQRCDSTDGNIYRYQANTLNESRTVNFSDYKGKSVLFINVATYUGYTFQYLGLNALHEEMKALGFTILGFPCNQFGKQEPGQKHEILPGLMHVRPGNGFVPNFQLFEKGDVNGKDEQGVFTFLKNSCPPVGDLLGDPSRMFWGPVKLSDIKWNFEKFLVGPDGKPVMRWHPNVSISEVRADIRKHLLQRYTQMFN from the exons ATGGACGGCATGATGCATCCCTTCTTAccgcgc ctgctgctgctcggtTTGCTGCGACCTTGCTCCGCAGAATCTCCACTTACACAG CGGTGTGACTCCACAGATGGCAATATTTACAGATACCAGGCAAACACTCTAAACGAGAGTCGCACTGTGAACTTCAGCGACTACAAGGGAAAGAGTGTCCTCTTCATCAACGTGGCCACTTACTGAGGATACACCTTCCAGTATCTGG gACTGAATGCACTACACGAGGAGATGAAAGCTCTTGGATTCACTATTCTCGGCTTTCCCTGCAACCAATTTGGGAAACAGGAACCAGGGCAAAAACATGAAATCCTGCCAGGTTTAAT GCATGTTAGACCAGGCAACGGATTTGTTCCAAACTTCCAGCTGTTTGAGAAAGGTGATGTGAATGGAAAAGACGAGCAAGGGGTTTTCACTTTCCTTaag AACTCCTGCCCTCCAGTTGGAGACCTCTTGGGGGACCCCAGCAGGATGTTCTGGGGGCCCGTGAAGCTCAGTGACATCAAGTGGAACTTTGAAAAGTTTCTGGTGGGACCGGACGGGAAGCCGGTGATGAGGTGGCACCCAAATGTCAGCATTTCAGAGGTCCGAGCTGACATTCGCAAACACCTGCTCCAACGATACACACAGATGTTTAATTAG